The Halichondria panicea chromosome 17, odHalPani1.1, whole genome shotgun sequence DNA segment ccacataCACCGCCCCtatgcatatacacacatgcattggAACTGTACATAtattactatatatatatactgcatgcaccTCACTATATTCATATAATCATATAACTTACTTGCAGTACAGACCAAGGCCACATCTTGGGTGTGGGTacaatcttcaactccgatagtgttagcGGGACAATCTATCAGTATTCTCTCAGTTCCTAAGCAACGAAGCTCATTCAGCCATGTCCGAGTGGAATTTGAAGGCTGGGAGAAACTGTATATAGTGTAGAAAATGATTATCTTAAttgtactataaatataattatggttggtGAAGATTGGAAGAACAGTAAGAGGAACTGGATCCACTAAAATTAGtcataaatgtacatgcactcaccCTAATGTTTCTACTCTTCCATACTTGGTATAGTCTGTGTACCCTagctgacgacaagccactcttgcatcatTTGGACCAAAGctgtcatcacacactgtctCCCACTGATCAATATTAAAGAACTCCAGTCTACCAGAGGAGGCTACCCAAGTGGTAGCAGGATTCACTAGTCTCAAAACTCCATCTAAATTTGTAAGATGCATGAAGTATGTAACTATTGAAAGTGTATAACATCACTCACTTATTGCACACACTAATGCCACATCATCAGAACGGTCACAATTATGAACTCCGGTAGGATTTTGTGGGCATTCATCCAGTCTGCTTTCAGAACCATTGCAGCGAAGGTCATCCAACCATGTTGGAGTGGATTCTGACGCTGCTAGGTCACCAGAACTATTATATTAGTAAAGGAATTGTAATCGTAAGAGTGATAATAGTAATCCATTTTATTTTAACGCAAGCATAAGTATTGATATACTTACTAACCTCCGTATGATTCCATATACTACATAACCTAGGAAACCCAGCTGACGACAAGCTACAAGTGCACCAGCTGGACCAAATCCATCctgacacactgtcccccattgtccactaTAGTAGACCTCCAGTCTACCAGCTCCTCTGCCTCCTGTTAAACCGGACGTATCTATCAGCCTCACATCTCCACTCAATTGTCCTGTATGCATGAACAATATACAACACTGATAATATTATCTAAGTTCACAATTATCGGTAGGCCACATCAATCACATAATTAAAATTTAAAAGGCTTCTTGGCTTCTTTCACTTTTAATGTGTTGACCCAATAATATCATACACTGATTATCGCAGCTAGTATATAGCTCTGTTTTAACTTTCAATGTTGACTTATATCTCATTAATTCTCGCAATTTCAATAACACAAACATGTCGGGACGGTAAAAATACAGCATTCATTATCAATAGATAATATGAGATCTCgctcttataataattatactatcattATAACCTTATAATACCGTACTTCATAACAAAAACAATCATGCACACAatcaattatatatacagagtAGAAGAGAGTACCACACAAGATGGTACCAATTAAGCAGCttttttaaataattatatcatcacttgaacatgcatacatacttGGTCTTATATGAATACATACAATTATGCACCTTTACATGCAGTGCCTATTTGGAGCTGtaagcttataataattatggcttgttTAACCGAttagccgcggttatgatttcatacgtagtaccgcccaccgcggaaccaaaatctaattaattttaaattacttTTATTATCAGCtcctagcaaagaaagatgcgtaGCTAAGAAGCAGTAGCAGTTTTCTGCAGGCAACTTTGTTTCAAACTAGTCTAGAATAGCTACTCTGCCAGGATCTCTAAGTTTCGAACGGAGAAGTATACCAGCCAAGGCCCCAGCGAAGGATCATTTCACAagtaagctctgtgtgtgtatagcgatCATCATTTTCCTAGTTCAGCCTTTAGAAGCCTTTtgagctgatttaatatgcttgTCCACCTACCTAGATAGCCTCTGAGTGTGTGAAATATACTGGAAGAGTAGCTTCGtgagtttagagcctgtttttagagtgtagtctacaacgtttgatattcaaaattattttctctttttcagcattcgcctctagcaaagaaaggtgcataacttggaaacagtgacagttttctttattcaacttcttagcaaagtagtctacagtagttactgtgtcaggatctcctggtttCCAACAAAACAGTCAAGCAGCCAAGGGCCAGAGCAAGGGATCacttcagaggtaagctttgtgtgtgtatatagcaaGCATTATGTAGCTAGTGTAAGCCTTCATAAGCCTCtgagctgatttaatatgcttatgcacttgcctagatagcttatgagtgtgtaaagtatacttgtgtagaagctgagttagtttagagcctgtttttagagtgtagtgtacagtgtttgataTTCAATTTATTTGTTCAGtgtggcaaagaaagatgcaccCCTTAGTAACAGTAACAGTTCTCTTCAAGCTACCTTGTAGAACAGTCGAagagtcaaccagccaaggacaGAGCGAGAGATTACTttagaggtaagctttgtgtgcgtatgttTTTAGCTGATAATACTATATACGCTTACCTACGTAGCTTGTAAAGTATACTTGCTCCAGCAGTGTGTTGAAGCCCgagtttaaaatacagaagcctatatatgtATGCTCAGCAGTGTTGCAATGTAAAGGGGTTATGCTTAGCTATCTGTTGGTCTCATCCACAATGTGTTCTGTTAATAGCTGTGAAGAATGCTGGACACCGGAAAGTTTGGGCTAACAGATTGGTTGAGATGGTGGGAGTCCATAGGCAGGCCAGGAGTAGAACTGCTTACAGTaagtggtgtttgtgtgtgtgtgtgtgcctgtggcaTGATACTTTATACTGCTAACAATTTACATTATCAGTGCTGCCAAAAGTTAATTCCTATGCCTAGGCTTGTGTGAAGTTCTGCTTGCTTCCAAGGTTACAATTCAATTAGGCTACTACTCAATTAGGCTCACTACTCATTAGGctcactgtatacatgtacagaggttgattgcataataatgttctGACCTTTTCAGGGGAAAGCAAAGGCTTGTTGGGTttatgagtgtactgtttacttgtgtaaggaaattttcttcccaacataataggcttgttggttgtgttatgctccccagctaggattaggtcataatttgtcattagttggcttgggtgtttgcctgtgatatgcattgtaattCTTCTGTGCCCAAAATTGAATCTTTTTATGAACTCCCAGTTTGTTGTAGGATCACAATTGCTTTATATGTGCCTATGAGTGCCATTGCATGCAAGTTTGCTTGTGGgagcctatacataattatgtctaaggtACTTTGTGTATGGCTGTTCTCAGTATACTTTTTTaggtttgttggcttgtgagttagtgctgtgttacatgtatCTACCCAATTTTTAGTGTGCTGTCTATTATAgcaattcaattataattatgtggctgaatgttattattcaatttagtttgtgtattgattgcatgataaTCTTTTGATCATTTAAAATTCAATTCTTTATGGGCTGGCTTGTTGGCTGGTGTTTGTCAGGTTCTGTGCTACTTGTGTGTAAGAACCATTGATTCTAGAGGTGATCTGCTTGGTTGGTAATACTCTTTCTTCCCCATGCAGTTCTGTGAAACAATCGTCACTGCTATCTGCCATGGTACCACCACCATCTTATGGGTCTGAGAAGTCCTACTCACTGTCACTACTATCCAAGATACCCAGGATACCTCATCCCCTGTGTACAGAGGCCTCTTTGTTATTGTTGTACCATAgaattaattgtaattgtatttcTTATAATGTATGTTCACTTTTGAGATTGATATTGAATTTATATAAATACAAATTTCACACGAAATTTTAAGCAAATTTTTGATTGGTAACCTATGGTGATCGGACTCGGTATGGCTTCTGTTGACCTTCGAGAGAAGCCTTGCAAAGATGTGGAGCTCAGGAAGGTTGTAGCTTACCACAAATTAAATAAGAGTAGAGTAATGTGCGGTTGACACAAATATGTGTCAACCGCGGTTAACAGCTTATTCCTTAATAACGCAAATTTGCGTCAACCGCGGCTAATCGGTTAAGACAGAGATTGCTATTAGACACGTTTAAGTACATCAGAAATCTATTTACTGGTGTGtaaaactgcatgcataggCACAGTTTTTGTAGGCAGAAGAATGAATGTATTtttacattataattatacctagtTAAGTTGTATAGCATAAATAATACCATGCAGaagtatctatataattatatctatttaattatatttattttaGCATAAGCTCACCTCCAACAGCCCAAACCAGGCTCATGACAATAACTGAGATCCACAGTGAGTAATTCATCATTGGTATGTTCAATATTTATGTTCAATGGAAACTGACAAGACTGACAAAAAACAATCATACACATGGTTAAATAAGAACCTGTCAGAATGTTCTAGAATAGTTACTAAATATAGACTAAATGATGCAATAACTAATAAGTCATAATCAGTCAGAGTTCAACCttgaaattataattatgttcaacaCTCCCACTTAATTGCATGTTGTTGGTGGttgagacataattatactgcatgtacggTAGATGCTATAGTAGTATCAATATAACATTgtatagctttgcatggtgtGTTATAAAATAGCTTTTTCTTTCTGTGGATCAGGGCCTCCTCCGCAACGAAGCAAAATCCAAGATattgtggctagaagcctatacatGAATGAATATTACTGTTAGTCTTTGTCGCATTGCAAGAGTtaagcagttacagctggaatacacacacacacacacaccatcagaTTTTTTGTATTCTAGGCTAAGTATGCAGTATGCACATTACAATGATGCAtgcaatgtatataattatatactagtaAAACTTCAGTACTTTCTCTTATGTCTAATGCAGTACGTACTTGATacaagtgtgtgtgcacaATATGTAACTTTAGTTGGTATCTCCACTTGATCTTGGATCGCTGCTTTCTTCACGTGAATCAGGTTTTGGAACATGATCATTTTCAGAATTGAGCTCTCTGTCTTGTACATCTAGCTCTCTCTCCCAGTTATACTCCTCGTCGAGTTGTCTCTCTCCATCGAAATCATCGTTCATTTCTCGATCCTGAAGGTCTTCTTGTGGCAACATTACGTATTGTATCCTGCCTTTGTCGACAGCTGCTCTCCAACATCGAGTCCCCTGGATTCTTCTCACACAGCGAGCGAGCAGACCGGTCTCTTTCAGACGTTTGTACACATGGTAGGAGAGAATGAACAGGAACGTCACAAAGGCTATGCCTAGTGAAGTGTAAGTGGCAGTCATTTGTGTTTTGTTGCCTTTTCCACTAAATTCAGGTTGTTTTGTAGCCGAATCGAAGgagaaaaatgacaaaatagTTAGATTCGTGTAAAACGAAGCGTTGAGAATATTTAACCACAATTGCTTATAGATTCCAcccaaaaaaataattatgctcaaaatgaGGATGCATATTACTGTCAATGCTACCCCATAGTGTTTGTACTCGTTGTTCTTGGAGGTTATAGCAAACCAAATACTACTAATCATTCTAAATAAGAGTAACAGTCCAGTCCAGAAAATCGGTAGCGATGCTTGATAACATGAGGGCTAGTGTAAGCGTCAAAAAATGGCTTTAATTTAGCCACCCATCTCAGTCCTCTCACATGAGAATATCTTTGCAATGGTTGAATAAAAAGAAGCATTAAAGTGTACAGAACAGTAGCTATTCCAAACAAAACACCAATCACCACCAGAGCTAGGTGCTTCTCTCGCCAACACAGTACATTACCGTCGGGTAACCAGTGTTGCTTACTGGTATTGTTAGGATAATGTATCGTTGAGCAGGAAAACACAGCCACTTCAGCTTGAAGAATTGTGGTGTAGGAAAGTAGTATGATTGTAGCCAGCACTTTCACAGCATTCTTACCAACAAATCGAGTAATCCGACTGGATTTTGAGCTAATAAGAATTAGTAGTCCTAATCCTGTCCAAACAAATATAGGGACAAGCAAATTCAAGACAACTTGTCCAAAAACATCAAAACCATTGTAAAAGCATACACTCATCCCTATATTCAAGTTGAACCAAGCCACCAGGCTGGATACGGCAGAAGACCATTGCAAAGGATGCAAGAACAATTCCTCGCTAACATGAAACATACTAGTGTAGAATAGGAATCCATTTATTGTTCCGTCTGTGATGGTCACATTACACCAAAGCATGAAGAGCAGAGCTAGAACTGCAATCACTAGAGAGCCTAGCAGAAGGAGAAGCCGGTATATAATGCTGTGGTCTGAACACTGGACACACTTGGTTGAACTTATGGCCGCGCTGTATGGCTTCTTACACGCTCCGCACAAAATTTCGTGTCTGTGTTGGCGACATTGCTGATCAAAAAGTCGATCCTGATTGAATGTTTCTGAATGACTGATGTTTATAGATGTTACATTATAGTCACAATAGAGCTGGGGACAATATAAAAACGTTATGAAACCATTTCCAATTTTGGAGTCAGTATCAGTATCATTATGGTAACCTATCCATGTTAAGCCTGGTTTTCGAATAGTTTGGTCACGAGCATTATAAGTACTGTCTCCGGCAGACCAGTAACAAAAGCCAGTTGTTTTGTTTAATATAGT contains these protein-coding regions:
- the LOC135351317 gene encoding neurotrypsin-like isoform X3; protein product: MMNYSLWISVIVMSLVWAVGGQLSGDVRLIDTSGLTGGRGAGRLEVYYSGQWGTVCQDGFGPAGALVACRQLGFLGYVVYGIIRSSGDLAASESTPTWLDDLRCNGSESRLDECPQNPTGVHNCDRSDDVALVCAINGVLRLVNPATTWVASSGRLEFFNIDQWETVCDDSFGPNDARVACRQLGYTDYTKYGRVETLGFSQPSNSTRTWLNELRCLGTERILIDCPANTIGVEDCTHTQDVALVCTANGDLRLVGNSGQTGGSSGRLEVYNNEQWGAVCDDRFSPNDARVACRQLGFLTYTRYGTVGTLGFNEISSDSPTWLDELLCLGTESRLVDCPANTIGVEDCTHTQDVALICTANGDLRLVGSSGQTGGSSGRLEVYYNGQWGAVCDDRFGINDARVACRQLEFSTYTQYGTVGTLGFNEILSDSPTWLDELRCSGTESRLINCPANTIGVEDCTHTQDVALMCSSTDVQEREHSEDNHVHKI